Genomic segment of Drosophila simulans strain w501 chromosome 2R, Prin_Dsim_3.1, whole genome shotgun sequence:
GTGGGTATATGCCCCCCAATCATCTATAGATTAGCAATAGCTAATGGCTTCGGTCCACAGAGCCTTTCAGCCGCGCCTCCACAAAATCCTTTGCGACATGGAAGGCCTATCCACTTTCTCCAGAGGCCGATATGATGAGCCCATATTCAGCGAGCAACTGGAACGAGAGTTTCCCAACTACAGGGTAAGCCTTGCTATCTTTCGAATCAAATAGATATGCATAGGAAATATCAAGGTGGATTTGTCTTGTCAAGAAATTTAATGCTGGAACTTTATAATTATTAAGGGAACCGCTTTCCTATAGATATGAAACTGTAGATATAACTTATCCACGATTAAAATGTTCGCAATCAGGCTTTCCTGCTAAAAATCGCATATTTGTGTGGAACAATGAAGTCAGCAATTAGTTTGATATTTATAACGACAGCGGTTCACCTGGTGGATTTATCAGTTGGTCGTCGTCACCAGCCGACCCCTGCCCTGCCCTACCCTACCCCACTCATCAATCACTATCGCAATCGATCACTAACCCCGTTTGCCCGCAGCTCTACGGCTTCACCCTAAACTTTGCGTACACCAATCTGGCGGCGATATCGGAGCGCATCCGGACCAGCTGCATCCACTACAACCACGACGCCTCGGTGGAGTTCTGTGTGGCCGTCCATTTGCACGCCCACGCCAACGATGTGCTGTCCGTGTGGCTGTTTCTGCTCTCCATGGTGCCACTGGTGGAGTGAGTCACACTCTACAGCCCAGAAGTCGGCACACTCAGAAATGCCAGAGGCAATCCCCCTGCCATTAGGGATTCGCTTATCTCGGTTCAGTTTACAAGTGCAAGCGTAGCCGCATGGACTGATTTTTATCGCAAACGCCCAACTGACGGCGGAAAGAGGCCCGAAATGAAATCTATTTAATTTGGTTTACAGCccgaaaaatgtataaaaacatatatatatatataaatatatgtgtggCTAGAGAATAAAAACGCGTGTAGTTGTATGCAGTGATAAGGCGGTGACGGGGACACAGGTACCAGGTGTCGAAGTTGGCACTGGGTTAGTTCGCCGCGCACCCTGACACCGTCCACATCGCCTGACATCGATTGCACAAGCCCATGTCGCAAAGCATGTTCCCAAAGCTGGCCGAGGATTATGCGAAGTTCAAGCGCTATGTGAAATGGCTGTACACCCTCTACGAGCTGAACACACAGATCGCCATATGTGAGCCGTGGGAAAAGGTCTTCCTCAGTGAGTACTAATGGACTGTGCCCTTTCCTTCGAAGGGGCGAAGATTAGCGCCGCACCACCATTCGTATCTATGGAGTATCAACTTTGGCGCGATATATTGTCTTTACCCATCGATATCTTATCTATGCCGGTCACTCGGCGGTCTTAGTCATGGAACCTGCTAATGGATTGTTATGTCGCACCATGCTATTTTCACTTTTAGATGTCCTCCTCGGCAGCTTCGTCTCCCTGATCCTCTACGCATCCTTTGCCTTTGTGCCGGGCTATTGTGTCACCGTCTTCCAGCTTTTGTGGCCCCAAACGAGCGTACAAAATCTCACCAGCGTTTGCAGTGCGAGTACGGAGGGCTTTTGCGCCAACGAAAGCGGATCAGTAATAACATAATCTTAGTGTAGCTTATcttaatcaataaataatttaataccTAGCGGCTAACGACGTTTCTTTCAATTGATTTGGCGGTTTTCGTTTTGAATTTGTACAGCATTGCCAGGCGATAATAGAATATGCAAGTCGCCAACCTTGGTGGAAAACCCTGCTTCCGATTACATTTCAAATCGATTTAAAACCGATAAATGTAGTGAAATTAATCGATTGCCTCGCATAAAcattcattttgcatttatattgtttgttttcttttttgtggtttcatGAATTAGTTTAACCATGTCTAACGACAAGCGCACCATTTATGTGGGCGGCCTAGCCGACGAGGTCACAGAGAGACTGTTGAACAATGCTTTCATACCGTTTGGCGATATTGCAGATATCCAAATGCCGGCGGACTACGAATCACAACGACATCGAGGATTCGCCTTTATAGAATACGAACAGAGCGAGGATGCGGCTGCGGCCATTGATAATATGGTAAGAAGTTTTAGCACAAGTAGATCAACCTGCAGAGGAAATACAACGAATCAACCATTTGCAGAACGACTCGGAGCTCTGCGGACGCACAATTCGCGTGAACTTGGCGAAACCAGTGCGCGTTAAGGAGGACAGTTTCAAGCCTATCTGGGCAGATGACGACTGGTTGCAGAAGCATGCGGGAGCCACGTTGCAGCCGGAAGGCGGCGAACCGGAGGCAGAGAAAGTGGAAACGCCATCCACGGGGCCGGCAGTCATCGAAAAGGCAGAGAAACGTAATCCACAAGTCTACTTTGACATACGGATTGGTGGCAATGACGCCGGTCGCATTGTGATGCTCCTCCGTGCAGATGTGGTACCGAAGACGGCGGAGAACTTTCGTCAATTGTGCACCCACGAGCAGGGCTACGGCTACAAAGGCTGTTCCTTCCACCGCGTGATACCCGAGTTTGtaagttaattattttgcTACGTTTTCCTCATTTGTACATTCTTTCCATTCAACAGATGTGCCAAGGAGGCGACTTcaccaacaacaatggcaccGGCGGCAAGTCCATCTATGGCAAAAAGTTCAACGATGAGAACTTCAATCTGAAACACAACAGTTTTGGAACTCTTTCCATGGCCAACTCGGGCGCCAACACAAATGGCTCGCAGTTTTTTATATGCACCACAAAGTAAGCTGGTTTTACAATAGAAGACTTAACTGAACTGTTTCCTTCTACTAAAtacatttcttttgttttacagAACAGATTGGCTGGACAACAAGCACGTCGTCTTTGGCCATGTCATCAGTGGCGCCGAGGTGGTGCGCAAGATGGAGCGTTGTGGCTCCAAGTCGGGCACTCCCAGCCAAAAGATTGTCATATACTCCTGTGGAGAACTCAAATAAAGAAGCTTCCCAACTAGTGTACTCTTCAACGTTCtcatttattgaaaaaatcCACTAAGTCATAGGTATAGGATGCAGAAGAATCCTACTGGAAGTAGGTCCTGGGCTTCCTGAACGAGAACAGTTTCCTGTTGCCCTTGTGGTGGACACGCTGGACCAGAGGGAACTTGATCTTTGAATCGTGGAACTGCTTGACGTGCACGCGGCGGGTCTTGGCGGCAGGGATCGAGTCCACCTTAATGATCTGGATGGAGTGGGCACGGGCACGGTGGCGGGCTCCCATGTCGCGGTAGCACTGAGTGACGGCACCGCCGACAGTCAGGTCACGGTACTCGCGGTACATGTTGTGGGTGCCCGAGCGGGAATCGTAACGCAGCCAGATGCCGAAGTTCTTGATCTTCACGGGCGACGTCTCGTACACCTGCTTGATGGACACGATCTCGCCGGTGGTCTTCTTGAACTTCTTCAGTTGGCGCAGGAAGTACCAGAAGCGGGATTTGGCCACGATGTTGTCGGGGGCAAAGATGCGCATCTTGTAGAGGGGAGTCTGGGGCTCCTTCTCGCTGGGCAGCTTGCGGCCCACGACCTCGTACTCCTTCAGCTGCAAATGGGATTTTGATTAGTTTAAATGGTCTACATAAAAcaattgtaaacaaatgcgaacactagcaggcaaacaaacacacgcatggctgttggtttttgaaggTTATGTTTTCGGCGGCACACAGCAGTTGTATTTCAATTATGTTGAATATGTTTGAATAGTTTGTTATAAATTCGTTCTGAATAATAGTTTCTCACAATTATGTAAATTACTTTTGTGAGTTGGAtaagtttacatttttacgaAAAGTGGCTCGGAAAACATTGTCCACGACAATTTTCACTCCCAAGTCGTTTTTACACAGAAATTACGGAGTTTTCAAAAATCCATCGTTTACGCCAAATGGGCAATGTGTTTGCTTATCTGTTGCACGcattttaaactaaaataatgattgtttaaatcattttttttgacaaatacTAACCAATCCCTTGGCTCTCATGTTGAACGTTCACGCGAAAAGGAAACGGAAAGAGCTTGTCAAATCGATATGACACTGAACCTTGATTCAGGGATGGAAAAAACTATCGATAGCTAACTCcgaataatatttatgatttatccACTGTGATACTGAACGTGTTGTAATGGTTCGTTTGATATTTAGATAATTACTCAAGATAATACTTTTAAATAGCCCTTGTATAAAAGATTTTAACAATAATCGATGGTACTGGCCAAGTATCGATATGAAACACTGAACCGCAAGCGAACAGCGCAGCGATGCCTGTCACACGGTTGCATTTTTGGCAGTCACACTAGCACGCTGCGCCAGCTATCGAACTATCGTCCATCACTAGCTTCTGCGCGTGTTTCAATGGCATGGCTgtaaaaaaggcgaaaaatattgctaaaaacttgtttttcaCGCTTTATTCGAGCGCTCCCCGCAGCCAAATTGTGAAATATCCAATCCCCATACGCTACTCAACGTGCTGCTACTAAAATACGGTGAAAAAGTGCGCGAACAAATCGAGCAGaacataaaatgcaaagcgTGTACGGCGACGTGCaaaaagaacattttttaCCCCGCACAAGAGACgcgcaaaaaggcaaaaaggcaATTCGACTATATCATTGTGCTTCTGGTCGAAACTAAGCCCAACGGCAATTGCGTGTACTTGTGAAATCTGTTTTCTTTACATATGCGAGTCCTGCGAGtttataaacaattgaaaCCAGGCGTTAATTGTATAAGTTCGTCGTGGGGAGGGGGCGCCCCGCTCTCCTTCCGAGCCGTCTCGGCTCGTCCAATCCTATCCGCTGGGCAAATTCTCTCGGCCTCTCGGTTTCGGTCTCTTTTTGGTTCAGTTGTGCAGCGAACTTCCGTGAAAtcggttgttgttttggctACGTTCTCTCCTTGCTGTTTGCGCGCGTAAAATTCatcgctctttctctcttgcTCTTGCCTTGCCACTCTCTGTACCGTTCTTCTCTCCCTCTGCCGCCTATAATTTGTGGGAAAATTCTACCTAAGCAGGGtacagcaacaagaacaagaacagcAATAATACGCtgagcaaaaacaacaacagcaacgcaCAGGAGGAGAGCAGGTAAATAAACGTGCATAATTGCTGTACATTTTGATTGTAGTGTCCATTCCAAGAATATTTCAAGtaaattcgtttatttttagcagtAAGTGGCTCTCTCGTTGCCATTTtgttaacatttattttggtattttcaattattttgacTTTTCTTTTGCACCAGGGCTGCAAGATCAACCAATGACCGGCGATTTTTGTGCAATCCAAATGTTTATGCCGTTAATATTCTGAAAAATTTATCGTGTATACCCCCGCATAAACGATTAGCCTTTGCTGTcattctaattttttttttatcgaaaTACCAAACCCAATATCTCACGTAATAATaaattcgtttcatttcgctttCAGCTGCGTAAAGAACAACGAAAAGCATACAAGAAAAAGAGCGAGAACCGGAACGGATTCAACGCCAACGGCATGCAAAGGTAatgaatataataatttttgccTAAAGTGCGTTTAATTTAAGCGCTctgattatttgtttttctctccttttcttaaatattattattgttttattgctgACAGCGTGTGACTGCAGAAAATATGATGGAAGCATTGGATCAGCAACAAGCCAAGCTAACGTCTAACCGAGATGATGGAGAAGCGGGAACAGGATCGGAAACGGGATCGGGAGCGGGCACCGGGGGAGGTGCAGCTGCCGGCGAGGAAGACGACATCGAAGAACTTCATTATGTGCTGGACCTGGCGAAGGAGGAAAGCGAGAGCCACCAAAATGGAGAGAACAACAACGCTAAAGAAAATGAGGATGGGAAGCCGAAAAAGAACGATGACGTGATAGATGTAACCATGGCAAATGGCCAGGGTTTCAGAGACACACCTGAGGAAGAGACGACGAGAACGGAAGAGACACCCGAAACGGAAGAGACAGAGCAGGCAGAGGAATCTCTTCTAAATCTACGGAAAAGCACGGATACACCAGTCGATTTAGGAGCAAATTGCTTGACAATTGCCTCTCCCTCTAATGATCTTGTAAAGCAAGAGCTTGTCGAAGACAAATCAGAGGAACTCAAAGAACCAGCCAGCATCCCACTCAATGAACAGTTAATAGATGATATTGAATTTAAGACCGAAGTGGAGGACAAATCGGATTCCTCCCATTTGGAGTTCTTAACGGATTCGGAAGAGCAGCCGTCAGAGTCTTTAGGGGCAAATCATGAGTCCGAAATCAAAGAAAAGGTGGACCATTTCCAGCCAAAAGAATCTGACAGCAATGAAGTGGAGGAAAAGTGTTTTCGATCAGCTAATGAAGATTCCGAAAGCGAAATCGAGGAAACAGTGTACACCCCGCCAGTGATAAATCTTGAAACAGATTCTGAAAGTGGGGATAAAGAGTTCATATCAATTAAAGATAATGAGAGTCCTGTTTTGGAGATTGAAGGAGAGACAGAAAAGTCTCAGTCTTCAAAAGATCTTTACAAAGCTGACGTTGGTGAATACGTTTCCACTGCAGAGCCAGAAGTGGTTGAGACTGCATCGCAACCAACTGGTGTACCTTCTTTAGAGGGATCCGATACACTAGATTCTCCTTCGCTGACAATGGATGTGGATCTTCCATGCAGCGAAGACGGAGCGCCCCCTAATGTCATTAAAATCGAGTCTGATTTGGAAGATGAATCACACAGTGATAGTGTCAAGTTGAAAGAACATACTGTAGAGGTCGTTCCGTTAATAAAACTCAATGGGGCTCATAAAGCTTTGAAAGAAGAGAAGCTCGTGGACGAGGAGGCAGAGGATCCCGGTCAAGAGCTGAAAGACCCCAAGGAACAGTCTGTGATAACAAACCACACTGGCAACAACACTAAGGAGGAGGACCCTACCGCTTCTCAGGTGTCAGCGCTTTCCCTGATTCTACCCGTTCGGACGACCCGTAGCAGAAGCataagcagcaggagcagcaccgTAAGCTCTGCTTCGCAGCCGCATCTGGTCATCGATCATCCAGAGAGCGAGCACAATGCCAAACCGCCGGCTCTGAAGCTTTCGCTAAAGCGCAGGCGCAGCAAGAGTTCCTCCGTCAGCCAacccgaaaaacaaacaaaggtgGAGTCCAGTGGCTCCGTTCCCTCGCTGCTTCTACAACGTCTTCAGAGCAATTCCAATGTGATTCCGCCTGTCACCTCTACGGAGTCCCAACAAGTCCTTAGTTGTGCAAAGTGCAATTTGCAGTTCGATTTCGAAAGGTTTCAGGAGCTGAACAAGCACCAGGCCCAGTGCCGCGGGATCCAAAGCACGAATAGTTCCCAGCTATCGCAGAAGCAGGAGCGCTTCTTTCGTTGCTCCCAGTGTTGCAGCGTTCACCAGTGCTGGCACTTTTTTCTCCACATGCGTGAAGTCCACCGTCGTTACATTTGTCTATATTGTAACCATGTGTATCCCAGTGTAGAGAAGCTGTCGCTGCATCTAGAAAACAAGCATGACATCGACCAGAGTCACTTCGCGAAGGACGCGTGGGACCAGCAGCAGAGTAAGGAGGATAGAGCCAGGCATCTCGTTTGTTGCACATGTCAAGCCACTTTTGTCCAAGGTTCTGAGTTTGAGGATCACGATTGCTCCCAACTGATGCAGCCGTGTGCTTTGTGCAATCGAAAGGGTGACCATATCATAGGctgcaagaacaacaaacgGAAGCCTTTGAAAAGGCGACGAAAGGTCCGTAGACCCCCGGAACCACCACTACCGGTTCCCCAGGAGGCGGTTGAACAACCCGTTCCCGTAGAGGCAATACCGGAGCAACTTCCCcaacagttgcagctgcaatcgGATATACAAAATCTTTTCCCTGCAGAAAACAGtaagaacatatttataaaatttttgaGATCATATATCTAAATTTCTTATAGTTCCAGCGCCAGAGCCCGTAGAAGATCCTCCAGCGCCTCCCATTCCGAAGTTGGTTGTGCCCAAAATTATGTTGCGGGTGCCTAAGGAATTTCAGAAGTCTGTGGATGCAGCCCTTAGCAGTACGGATacggaggacgaggagctAGAACCGGCACAGCCGGTGGAAGAGGCAGTGTCGGCACCACCAGAGGAGCTACCCTTTGAtgcaccacctcctccaccgccaGCGCTTAGCTATGATGACTCGACTTCGTCTAAGCTAAATCGTGTTCTGGCGGAACTGGAGCGCACCAAGCTGGACATTGAGCGAACCAAGGCGGATATAATTACCAAAAAACAGTCCAAGGTTATTATGGCCAATGCACATTTGGAAAACGTTGTGCCACAGGTTGCAGATCCTCCTCAGCACCTGCAGCCACAGCAGGAGGAACAGCGTCGTTGGTCACTAACGCCACCTGCGTCGCCCCACAACAATCACGTCAATCTTCCAGAACCTCCCCCAGCTTTAATTACGGAATTTCAAGATAAGCCCGATGCAATGCGTCGCAACAGCCTCGGCAGCGATTGCATGGACATGGATGATAGTTTGAATGCACCTGAGATGGAAGATAGTAGGGATTTGACGGAGGAACAGAACGAAACTCTGGAGCCAGCCTCACCTTCGCAGGAAACTCAAACTGCTGACGAACCGCTTGCCATTCAGCCGCTTCCACCCGCCGATGGCATAATGGTAGCTGGACCCGACACCCACACGGTGGATCTGCAACTGGATCGTCCTCTCGACCGGTTTTCAATGGTAGATTTTGTGCGTTTGTGCTTAAAATCTGTGTACTCCTTATGCCTATATTGCAATCACGCTCGAAGGATCGCAGTAAATGTAAAACAGTTGGTGATTCATTTAATAGGCCAGCACAGATTTACAGCTACGGTGGATAGCATTACAGCTGAGGAACTGTACGCAGAGACAATTGTAGCCAAACTAAAAAGCTTTCTTCCGAACCTTGAAAACGAGTATATGAATGCTGCCAGTTGTTGCAGTTTGGAAAATGGCAAGTACGTAGAGCAGTTCAATGAGCGAATTTACGAGTGCTTCACCTGCCGCTTTGTGACCTCCACTCACAAGGAGCTGTACACCCACAACAGAAGACTGCACATTAAGTCGAACATAACGTGCGTAATGTGTCAAACGAACTTCTATAGCTACAGCGAGATTTTGTGTCATATTTGTCCTGGAGAGGTAGCAGGAAGTGTTTATGATCTTCAGTTCAGGTGCTGTCTCTGCGACATGGCTCCATTGCCCTCCGCCTTTAGGCTGATGGTGCATCTGAGGAAGCAGCACCAGGCTTGCGATATCTGTCTGGAGGATTGCCAGAGCCAATCGAAACTGTCATCTCACGTGTGGAAGCACAAGTTGCTACATTTGTGCTATCGTTGTGGTATCGCCTATCGCAACAAGCAGGATATTTCAAAGCATCTATTCTGGAAGCACGGAACGGAGAGTGCAGGATGCAAACAATGCCTACAAAAGCGCTGGCGCCATGTCTACCACTTTTGCGTGCCTCCCGCAGAATTTCCATGCGAGCAATGCGGTTTTGTTTTCAGCAAAGCTATATACCTGGAGGTGCATCAAAGAATGCATACTGGGGATTTCCGCTATGCGTGCACCGAGGAGGGCTGCGAAGAGAAATTCGTGTCGCGCAAGCTCTTGCTAAAGCATGCCAGCAGTCATGTGGCGAAGGAACTGCCCCAAGAAGCTTCCGTTGAGCAGGCGACCGATGCAGCATCGCCCCAAAAGTTGGAGGATATAAAGGAAGAGCTGGAAGAAGGCGAAGACAAAAAAGAAGGACCACATAATGAAGAAAAACTCTTGCCCGAGTCGTTAACCAATAACGAGACCCCCAAGAAGGAGGAATCGGACCGTATCGATAATTCAATAGAGCCGCCACTCAGTAAATCTGAGAATCGAAAGCGGCGCAAGAAGTCGAAGCGCAACAAGGAATCTTTGGAAGACCTTAATCTTATCGCACCCAATCTCTCGGAGTCGGATAGCAGTGATGACAGTGATTCAGATGCACCGAGAAGCAGCCACCAGGAGCAGCCTAAGCTGCCAATGAGATCCTCTGTGGATGATCTGGATATGCCCAAGGTGATGCTGTCGCCATCCTCTGAGAGTGACGCCGATGAACTTGATGTGAAATCCAAACTTGAGGATAAGGAAAAGCCTTCCGACGACTCTAATGAAGAAAAGGCTCTTGATGCCGATGATGAATTGGAGCCCAAGAAGGAGGAAGATCAAGTGGATGTCTCAATTTGGAAAAACCTCCTTCAAAATCAGGCGGTGGCCATCCCGGAAGAGCAGGCGGTTAAGGATGAGGAAAATGAAGACTTGTTAGCCAATCTGCCGCCCGCAAAGCTGCACGTTGCCTGGTCTGATCACGATTATTGCAAGTTGTACCGCACGCCTGCACCCTCACCTGTGAAACAAAAGTCCGTTAACAAATCATCGATCAAAACGCCCGGTGAGAATGCATCCAGTGATAGCGACAGCTCAAGTAGCTCCAGCTCCTCAGACTCCGATTCCTCGAGCTGTTCATGCGGGTCCAACTGTAGCTGTAGTTCTAGCAACAGCAGTAGTACCAGTGGCAATTCCGACGATTCAGATAGCTCTACTGCTCGTGGATCTCCACAGAAACGATCTCGTAAGAAATCTTTAAAGGTAAAGAAGAGCTCAGAGTCACTCAAAAACGATCAGAATGGTCAAAATGAGCAGGATCAAGTGGAGGATACGACTGCCGTCAATGAAAACAATAGTCCTGTTGCACCACCCTCTCCCAAGCCTCCGATGTACAATGAGTCGGACTTCGATACGGCATTCTCGGATACAGATGAAGAGTTCTACGACTCCCATCCTCAGAAGCTGGCCAACGAACTGCTGACCCAAAAGCGAGAAGCTCTAATGGCCGAGCATGCCCCACTGCGACCGAGCAACAATTATGACATTGTGGAAAACAGTCGACCCTCAACTCCTTCTCTTCCGGAGGAGGCTTCTGCTTTTGCTGATAAGCGGGAAAAGGTGAGgaacaagaaaaagaagcggGAACGAAAGTCTACGTGTAAATCTGGCAAGCTGCAGCCGGTTGCTAGTACTGCAACCCCACCCATGGATAGGATACCCGGAATGCCTGGAATGATTGCACCCCTGGAGCCGCCCACTCCTATACTGTCGCATCCAGAATCTTCTCTGTTCCCTGTAACGCCACTTACTCATCGCCAACTGCAATCGTCCATAACGAGAATGAGTGAGGGCAGCAGCTGTTCCGATGCCGATGCCCAGCTGAAGCGTTCGAAACGCCAGCGAAGGCCCAACAAGTTCTATGGCTATACGAGCGACGATGAAAACATGAGCGCCGTTCTAGCGCCACCGCTCCAGGTGGGAATGCAGCTCATTAAACCGCAGCCACCACCACAGTTGACCTGGGCCAAGGAGGATCTGCCCACACCGCCAAAGCAGCGAAACAGGAATAACAATAACAGTAGCCACCACCATCACTCACACAGCAATGGTGGAACTTCATCGGCCGGATCCTCGCGAAAGAGAAGCAAACAACGATCGCTGTTTGGCGCAGGAGGATCTCGCCCAGCCAAGCGTCACAAGCCCGAACCAGAGGATCACTTGCCACCCATTCCGACCCTCAAAATCCGGCCTAGCCTGCTGCCCACCACGGCTCCACCGTCGGACAGTAGTGAAAGCAGCTCTGATGACGAGGAGGCGGAGGTTAATGTGACCAGTGTGGTTCCGGCTCCACAACCGGCGCCACCTCCAGTTTTGCCAACTCCTTTACCGGTGGCATTGCCAgttccaccaccaccgccgcctgCGGCCACTGCTTTCAATCAACCCATACCACCAGCGCTGCTACCCAATCCCGGATTCGCCACACTGCAGTACTTCAAGGCGAACAACATACGGTATCCCATTCGACCGCCGGCGGGAGCGCGTCTCGCTCGCGAAGGAGAATCCGTGTACTGCTACTGTCGCTGTCCGTACGACGAGGTCTCCGAGATGATCGCATGCGACGGGGACAACTGTCTGATCGAGTGGTTCCACTTCGAGTGCGTGGGCATTATGGTGGCGCCGCAGGGCAAGTGGTTCTGTGCCGAGTGCAGGCCCAAGTACTCTGAGGGTATCTATCAGGGCGCCAAGCCGCAATGAATGAACACGGATTAACTGCATCATTGGTTCCTCCTACCACAAATAAACAACTATAACTACAAACCCCACTACAGAATGGATTACGCTTATTAATTGATAAAAACATATAGTCGCTCATCCCTGGCGATCGTCTAAGGATAAGAAATCGATGTCTTATCTACTAAAGAAATAGAGCTAGACTAAGAAGTATCGTACTTGTAAAATTTGCGGGCGGAATGTAACCCCAGGCTCAAAAGAGCTCTCCGAGGAGAGCCTAAGCTAAGCTAattgtaatataaatattcgcAACAAGAGTATCccattatatatacatttctaTATTCGCTTAAATCGTTTGTAAATATCGATGGCTGCATATTTCGTATGCACTTTGTAAAATAGCTAGATTACTCGATAGATACCATAAACACTTAGGAAATAGGTTATACACCTATAAATAGCAGTCCCAAGTATAGTTCATAACtaattatactatatatacacgtAATGACTATGATTAGAACAAAAAATCGAAAGCCAGCTGCAAATCGGAATGCAATGgattatgaaaaaataaacatgcaACATTGTGAGACGTatacaaaaacaattattaaaaCGAATTGTACTAATTTGTTTGGTCACTCGCTCGCTGGTGGGTCCTAATATGAGTTCATCAATTTATAAGGTAATGAGCGGATCATTTGGATAAATAATTGGTTGTTCTAAAAGTGAAGCAGGTGGATGGGCcttttgaataataaattgcaatttattaaagGTCGCATGGAATATGgaatcaattttttaattcCAGTAAGAATATCACCAGCTTTGTACCGATTTTGTGAGCTAATCTAGAAGCAGCTTTTCGAATTCCAAATTGGcgaaaataagttaatattACGCATTTCGCCTTTCAGGGAATTCCTCTAATGTGGCCAATACTCGTTAACCCACCCGTCCGGACTGTGGGTTTAATATCCTGGAAAGGAATGCCACGTTCCCGGCTCTGATTATGCCCaagtaaatgcaaataagCCACGACAAGGCGGCTaatgttgttgtagttgcgcACGATGAATGGACACGAATGGCGCCAGGGTCAGCAGTGGGGTCATCCCACCATCCACCCATCCATTCAGAAGCCTTCCTCGTTCGGGGGAGTTTCGGTTTGTTTACCAAACAGCACGTAGATTTAATTGCTGTTGTGGGAAGGAGTCGCTCCGGGCGAGAGCCTTTGGCGAGTGGaagcaacaaccacaacgtAGTTCAATTACAGGTGGTGCCGGGGGTGTTCCCTACGTTGACTGTATGTGTAT
This window contains:
- the LOC6734936 gene encoding uncharacterized protein LOC6734936 translates to MMEALDQQQAKLTSNRDDGEAGTGSETGSGAGTGGGAAAGEEDDIEELHYVLDLAKEESESHQNGENNNAKENEDGKPKKNDDVIDVTMANGQGFRDTPEEETTRTEETPETEETEQAEESLLNLRKSTDTPVDLGANCLTIASPSNDLVKQELVEDKSEELKEPASIPLNEQLIDDIEFKTEVEDKSDSSHLEFLTDSEEQPSESLGANHESEIKEKVDHFQPKESDSNEVEEKCFRSANEDSESEIEETVYTPPVINLETDSESGDKEFISIKDNESPVLEIEGETEKSQSSKDLYKADVGEYVSTAEPEVVETASQPTGVPSLEGSDTLDSPSLTMDVDLPCSEDGAPPNVIKIESDLEDESHSDSVKLKEHTVEVVPLIKLNGAHKALKEEKLVDEEAEDPGQELKDPKEQSVITNHTGNNTKEEDPTASQVSALSLILPVRTTRSRSISSRSSTVSSASQPHLVIDHPESEHNAKPPALKLSLKRRRSKSSSVSQPEKQTKVESSGSVPSLLLQRLQSNSNVIPPVTSTESQQVLSCAKCNLQFDFERFQELNKHQAQCRGIQSTNSSQLSQKQERFFRCSQCCSVHQCWHFFLHMREVHRRYICLYCNHVYPSVEKLSLHLENKHDIDQSHFAKDAWDQQQSKEDRARHLVCCTCQATFVQGSEFEDHDCSQLMQPCALCNRKGDHIIGCKNNKRKPLKRRRKVRRPPEPPLPVPQEAVEQPVPVEAIPEQLPQQLQLQSDIQNLFPAENIPAPEPVEDPPAPPIPKLVVPKIMLRVPKEFQKSVDAALSSTDTEDEELEPAQPVEEAVSAPPEELPFDAPPPPPPALSYDDSTSSKLNRVLAELERTKLDIERTKADIITKKQSKVIMANAHLENVVPQVADPPQHLQPQQEEQRRWSLTPPASPHNNHVNLPEPPPALITEFQDKPDAMRRNSLGSDCMDMDDSLNAPEMEDSRDLTEEQNETLEPASPSQETQTADEPLAIQPLPPADGIMVAGPDTHTVDLQLDRPLDRFSMVDFVRLCLKSVYSLCLYCNHARRIAVNVKQLVIHLIGQHRFTATVDSITAEELYAETIVAKLKSFLPNLENEYMNAASCCSLENGKYVEQFNERIYECFTCRFVTSTHKELYTHNRRLHIKSNITCVMCQTNFYSYSEILCHICPGEVAGSVYDLQFRCCLCDMAPLPSAFRLMVHLRKQHQACDICLEDCQSQSKLSSHVWKHKLLHLCYRCGIAYRNKQDISKHLFWKHGTESAGCKQCLQKRWRHVYHFCVPPAEFPCEQCGFVFSKAIYLEVHQRMHTGDFRYACTEEGCEEKFVSRKLLLKHASSHVAKELPQEASVEQATDAASPQKLEDIKEELEEGEDKKEGPHNEEKLLPESLTNNETPKKEESDRIDNSIEPPLSKSENRKRRKKSKRNKESLEDLNLIAPNLSESDSSDDSDSDAPRSSHQEQPKLPMRSSVDDLDMPKVMLSPSSESDADELDVKSKLEDKEKPSDDSNEEKALDADDELEPKKEEDQVDVSIWKNLLQNQAVAIPEEQAVKDEENEDLLANLPPAKLHVAWSDHDYCKLYRTPAPSPVKQKSVNKSSIKTPGENASSDSDSSSSSSSSDSDSSSCSCGSNCSCSSSNSSSTSGNSDDSDSSTARGSPQKRSRKKSLKVKKSSESLKNDQNGQNEQDQVEDTTAVNENNSPVAPPSPKPPMYNESDFDTAFSDTDEEFYDSHPQKLANELLTQKREALMAEHAPLRPSNNYDIVENSRPSTPSLPEEASAFADKREKVRNKKKKRERKSTCKSGKLQPVASTATPPMDRIPGMPGMIAPLEPPTPILSHPESSLFPVTPLTHRQLQSSITRMSEGSSCSDADAQLKRSKRQRRPNKFYGYTSDDENMSAVLAPPLQVGMQLIKPQPPPQLTWAKEDLPTPPKQRNRNNNNSSHHHHSHSNGGTSSAGSSRKRSKQRSLFGAGGSRPAKRHKPEPEDHLPPIPTLKIRPSLLPTTAPPSDSSESSSDDEEAEVNVTSVVPAPQPAPPPVLPTPLPVALPVPPPPPPAATAFNQPIPPALLPNPGFATLQYFKANNIRYPIRPPAGARLAREGESVYCYCRCPYDEVSEMIACDGDNCLIEWFHFECVGIMVAPQGKWFCAECRPKYSEGIYQGAKPQ